A window of Tautonia plasticadhaerens contains these coding sequences:
- a CDS encoding arylsulfatase, whose product MNRSRWLVTICAGVLVGPATAEQARRPNLVIIMADDMGFSDIGCFGGEIRTPNLDALARAGLRFTQFYNTSRCCPTRASLLTGLYPHQAGVGHMMEDRGIPGYRGDLNRSSVTIAEVLKPSGYATLMAGKWHVCRPDRAEENGPIARGFDRHYGTIHGAGSFYDPVSLQLDGEPIAPEGDDYYYTDAIGSYASQFIREAPDDRPLFAYVALTAPHWPLHAPAEAIASYSGRYDEGWDVLRSERHRRMIDLGVVEGHWPLTPRDEEAPAWDEVPEVDRPWFSRRMEVYAAQVELMDRNVGRIVEALREDGRLEETLILFLADNGGCAEELGPSSHALYIPETTRDGRPVLQGNRRDLTPGPADTYQSYGLPWANASNTPFRRSKHWVHEGGISTPLIAHWPSGIPEGLGGSLLPTPGHLIDLMATCVDLGGARYPASFAGQSITPMAGKSLAPALQSGDREPHDAIFWEHEGNRAVRRGDWKLVSRHPGPWELYDLAADRTESDDLADRHPDVVAELSSLYDDWASRSAVVPWSDLPSPVR is encoded by the coding sequence ATGAACCGATCTCGATGGCTCGTCACGATCTGCGCCGGGGTCCTCGTCGGCCCCGCGACGGCGGAACAGGCCAGGCGGCCGAACCTCGTCATCATCATGGCCGATGACATGGGCTTCTCCGACATCGGCTGCTTCGGGGGAGAGATCCGGACGCCGAACCTCGACGCCCTCGCCCGGGCAGGGCTCCGATTCACCCAGTTCTACAACACTTCCCGGTGCTGCCCGACCCGGGCCTCGCTGCTGACCGGCCTGTACCCGCACCAGGCCGGCGTGGGCCACATGATGGAGGACCGGGGGATCCCCGGCTACCGGGGGGACCTGAACCGATCCAGCGTCACCATCGCCGAGGTCCTCAAGCCCTCCGGCTATGCGACCTTGATGGCCGGCAAGTGGCACGTCTGTCGGCCGGATCGGGCCGAGGAGAACGGGCCGATCGCCCGGGGATTCGATCGCCACTACGGCACGATCCATGGCGCGGGCAGCTTCTACGACCCCGTCTCACTCCAGCTCGACGGCGAGCCGATCGCGCCCGAGGGGGACGATTACTATTACACCGACGCCATCGGCTCCTACGCCTCCCAATTCATCCGAGAGGCGCCCGACGATCGTCCCCTGTTCGCCTACGTCGCCCTCACGGCCCCCCACTGGCCGCTCCACGCCCCCGCGGAGGCGATCGCCTCGTACTCCGGCCGGTACGACGAGGGCTGGGACGTCCTCCGATCGGAACGGCACCGCCGGATGATCGACCTGGGGGTCGTCGAGGGTCACTGGCCGCTCACGCCCAGGGACGAGGAGGCACCGGCCTGGGACGAGGTCCCCGAGGTGGACCGGCCCTGGTTCTCCCGCCGGATGGAGGTCTACGCCGCCCAGGTCGAGCTGATGGACCGCAACGTCGGCCGGATCGTCGAGGCGCTCCGGGAGGACGGCCGCCTGGAGGAGACCCTGATCCTCTTCCTGGCGGACAACGGCGGGTGTGCCGAAGAACTCGGGCCCAGTTCGCACGCCCTGTACATCCCCGAGACGACCCGGGACGGGCGCCCCGTCCTGCAAGGCAATCGCCGCGACCTGACTCCGGGACCGGCCGACACGTACCAGAGTTATGGGCTCCCATGGGCGAACGCCTCGAACACTCCGTTCCGGCGCTCCAAGCATTGGGTCCACGAAGGGGGCATCTCCACCCCGCTCATCGCCCACTGGCCCTCGGGAATCCCCGAGGGCCTGGGAGGTTCGCTCCTCCCCACCCCCGGCCACCTGATCGACCTGATGGCGACGTGCGTCGACCTGGGCGGGGCCCGGTATCCCGCCTCGTTCGCCGGTCAGTCCATCACCCCGATGGCGGGCAAGTCGCTTGCCCCCGCCCTCCAAAGTGGAGACCGGGAGCCCCACGACGCAATTTTCTGGGAGCACGAGGGGAACCGGGCCGTCCGACGGGGTGACTGGAAGCTCGTCAGCCGACATCCCGGCCCCTGGGAACTGTATGACCTCGCTGCCGACCGCACCGAGTCGGACGATCTGGCCGATCGTCACCCCGACGTGGTGGCCGAACTGTCCTCCCTGTACGACGACTGGGCGTCCCGATCGGCGGTCGTCCCCTGGTCAGATCTCCCCTCCCCGGTCCGGTGA
- a CDS encoding slipin family protein: protein MFPMIRRVVVRSFEQGLLFRRGEFRGLVGEGTHWFFDPLGRIEVEVVSMRAPRLVHDRLDLIVKSGALKPMADVVDLKDDRRALVWIDGRFSHVLGPGLHAYWTGPREVRVEVVETRRIRFEHEDLKVIARSTGVNSLLDVCSVNRNHAGVLFLDGQYAETLEPGLHAFWRGPADARVVEVDLREATLDVGGQEIMTADKVTLRLNALVTYVVSDPRRTVCTVDDYRQALYREAQLALRVSIGARELDALLADKDEVARETEAMLRDRASALGLEVRSAGIRDLILPGEMRDLMNKVTEARKAAEANLITRREETAALRSQANTAKLLAEQPMLMKLRELEALERIASTGHLNIMLGEKGLADRVVNLL from the coding sequence ATGTTCCCGATGATTCGTCGCGTGGTCGTCCGCAGCTTCGAGCAGGGGCTCCTCTTCCGTCGGGGAGAGTTCCGGGGTTTGGTCGGCGAGGGGACGCACTGGTTCTTCGACCCGCTCGGGCGGATCGAGGTCGAGGTCGTCTCGATGCGGGCCCCACGCCTGGTGCACGACCGGCTGGATCTGATCGTCAAGTCCGGGGCCCTGAAGCCGATGGCCGACGTGGTCGACCTGAAGGACGACCGCCGGGCCCTGGTCTGGATCGACGGGCGCTTCTCCCACGTCCTCGGGCCCGGGCTGCACGCCTACTGGACGGGCCCCCGGGAAGTCCGGGTCGAAGTCGTCGAGACCCGCCGGATCCGGTTCGAGCACGAGGACCTGAAGGTGATCGCGAGGTCGACCGGCGTCAACTCGCTGCTCGACGTCTGCTCGGTCAACCGGAACCACGCCGGCGTCCTGTTCCTGGACGGCCAGTACGCCGAGACGCTGGAGCCGGGCCTCCACGCCTTCTGGCGGGGGCCGGCGGATGCCCGGGTCGTCGAGGTCGACCTCCGCGAGGCGACCCTGGACGTCGGGGGGCAGGAGATCATGACCGCCGACAAGGTGACGCTGCGGCTCAACGCCCTGGTCACCTACGTCGTGTCCGACCCGAGGCGGACCGTCTGCACGGTGGACGACTACCGGCAGGCGCTCTACCGGGAGGCGCAGCTGGCATTGCGGGTGTCGATCGGCGCCCGGGAGCTGGACGCCCTGCTGGCCGACAAGGACGAGGTCGCCCGGGAGACCGAGGCGATGCTCCGGGACCGGGCCTCGGCGCTGGGCCTGGAGGTCCGCTCGGCCGGGATCCGCGACCTGATCCTGCCGGGCGAGATGAGGGACCTGATGAACAAGGTCACGGAGGCCCGCAAGGCCGCCGAGGCCAACCTTATCACCCGTCGGGAGGAGACGGCCGCGCTCCGCAGCCAGGCCAACACCGCGAAGTTGCTGGCGGAGCAGCCGATGCTCATGAAGCTCCGGGAGCTGGAGGCCCTGGAGCGGATCGCCTCGACCGGGCACCTGAACATCATGCTCGGCGAGAAGGGCCTGGCCGACCGCGTGGTCAACCTGCTCTGA
- a CDS encoding S1C family serine protease — translation MQGTRTRNFLGVIGPHVVTMVLTLIVAAFVFNGRDGRSASDGPIFREAARPPLPSSPPEGRSPEAPAPVDRPGIVDVGGNADELNNIGVYESVNRAVVNISTSATVRGLFQDAEVSGSGSGFVINDDGYILTNHHVVEGADVVQVGLFDGSVLDARVVGTDPSNDVAVIRVSAPAETLFPVVLGESSDLRVGQKVLALGNPFGLERTLTTGIVSSLDRSLEAQNGRMIRGVIQTDASINPGNSGGPLLNARGEVIGMTTAIYSKVGQSAGIGFAVPITMIKRVLRPLVEQGFVERATLGISRVYSLDQGLLVLGVEPGGPADRAGIRPLRVRYVREGPFVRARIDPDSADVIRAIDGIRVESVSEMLTEVESHAPGETITVTVLRNGGSEEIEVPLGRTIIR, via the coding sequence ATGCAAGGCACCCGAACTCGGAACTTCCTGGGGGTGATCGGTCCCCATGTGGTCACGATGGTCCTCACGCTGATCGTCGCGGCCTTCGTCTTCAACGGGAGGGACGGCCGGAGCGCCTCGGACGGGCCGATCTTCCGGGAGGCGGCCCGGCCTCCCCTCCCGTCGAGCCCCCCTGAGGGCCGCTCCCCCGAGGCCCCAGCTCCCGTCGATCGGCCCGGGATCGTCGATGTGGGCGGGAATGCGGACGAGCTGAACAACATCGGCGTCTATGAGTCCGTGAATCGCGCGGTGGTGAACATCTCGACCTCGGCCACCGTCCGGGGGCTGTTCCAGGACGCCGAGGTCTCCGGGTCGGGCTCCGGGTTCGTCATCAACGACGACGGATACATCCTCACCAATCACCACGTCGTCGAGGGGGCCGACGTGGTGCAGGTGGGCCTCTTCGACGGCTCGGTGCTCGACGCCCGTGTCGTGGGGACCGACCCCAGCAACGACGTCGCGGTCATCCGGGTCTCCGCGCCGGCGGAGACGCTGTTCCCGGTGGTCCTGGGGGAAAGCTCGGATCTGAGGGTCGGCCAGAAGGTGTTGGCCCTGGGCAACCCGTTCGGCCTGGAGAGGACCCTGACGACCGGCATCGTCAGCAGCCTGGACCGCTCGCTGGAGGCACAGAACGGCCGGATGATCCGGGGCGTGATCCAGACCGACGCCTCGATCAACCCGGGGAATTCCGGGGGCCCGCTGCTCAACGCCCGGGGCGAGGTCATCGGCATGACCACGGCGATCTACAGCAAGGTCGGCCAGTCGGCCGGTATCGGCTTCGCCGTGCCGATCACCATGATCAAGCGCGTCCTCCGGCCGCTCGTCGAGCAGGGCTTCGTCGAGCGGGCGACGCTGGGCATCAGCCGGGTCTACTCGCTCGACCAGGGGCTGCTCGTGCTGGGCGTCGAGCCTGGAGGCCCGGCCGATCGCGCCGGGATCCGCCCGCTCCGCGTGCGATACGTCCGGGAAGGGCCGTTCGTCCGGGCCCGGATCGACCCCGACTCCGCCGACGTCATCCGGGCCATCGACGGCATCCGGGTGGAGAGCGTCAGCGAGATGCTCACCGAGGTCGAATCGCACGCGCCGGGGGAGACGATCACCGTGACCGTCCTCCGCAATGGCGGCTCCGAGGAGATCGAGGTCCCGCTGGGTCGCACGATCATTCGCTGA
- a CDS encoding spinster family MFS transporter, translated as MADLEVPSGPAPERRPEGPPPGGPIATTLTRVAVTTFAVLFTIHLLDYLDRWALAGVLKRVQVDLGMSDGQAGSLNFYFLLTFSLISPIMGFAGDRLRRTWLLAGGVGLWSLATVGTGLVRSYGELTVARSLLGIGEATYGVLAPTILADLFRRESRARAMAAFYLAMPLGYAMGVFGAAWIATNSPDWLAGTGLERWAGWRMAFFIVGGPGLLAAFFCLFLPEPTRGASEDIDPERARAAEGVRPTKEDYADLAVNSSYTYCVFGQATFTFAFGGLAYWLPSYLDRVKGFGSERAALVVGLSGGLSAIIGMTLGGWLADKLSKTNPRALFLVPGLSMILAVPFVIATVFARSDAFIIGSMFLAMTLMLMNTGPCSAVIANVVTPNMRGVAFAVSIFFIHVLGDLWSPWLMGLASDYLGHPEVMASWIGERLQAIGAEPVEQEDGSYRNLTAGMLVVVPAILLGGCVLLAGARHLPREMALMLAKLRSSATARGK; from the coding sequence GTGGCAGATCTCGAAGTTCCGTCCGGACCGGCGCCCGAGCGGCGACCCGAGGGCCCCCCGCCGGGTGGCCCGATCGCGACGACCCTGACCCGGGTGGCGGTCACCACCTTCGCCGTCCTATTCACCATCCACCTGCTCGATTATCTCGATCGTTGGGCCCTGGCCGGCGTCCTGAAGCGGGTCCAGGTCGACCTGGGGATGAGCGACGGCCAGGCGGGGTCCCTGAACTTCTACTTCCTGCTGACCTTCAGCCTGATCAGCCCGATCATGGGTTTCGCCGGCGACCGGCTCCGCCGCACCTGGCTGCTGGCCGGCGGGGTCGGGCTCTGGAGCCTGGCGACCGTCGGCACCGGCCTGGTGCGGAGTTACGGTGAGCTGACCGTCGCCCGGAGCCTCCTCGGCATCGGCGAGGCGACTTACGGCGTGCTCGCGCCGACGATCCTGGCCGACCTGTTCCGCCGCGAATCGCGTGCCCGGGCCATGGCGGCGTTCTACCTGGCGATGCCGCTCGGCTACGCGATGGGAGTCTTCGGCGCGGCCTGGATCGCCACCAACAGCCCCGACTGGCTCGCCGGCACCGGGCTGGAACGCTGGGCCGGCTGGCGGATGGCGTTTTTCATCGTCGGCGGGCCCGGCCTGCTCGCCGCCTTCTTCTGCCTGTTCCTGCCCGAGCCGACCCGGGGCGCCAGCGAGGACATCGACCCCGAGCGGGCCCGCGCCGCCGAGGGCGTCCGGCCGACGAAGGAAGACTACGCCGACCTCGCTGTCAATTCCTCTTACACCTACTGCGTCTTCGGCCAGGCGACGTTCACCTTCGCCTTCGGCGGCCTGGCGTACTGGCTCCCCTCATACCTTGATCGGGTGAAGGGGTTCGGTAGCGAGCGGGCCGCGCTGGTCGTGGGCCTCAGCGGCGGGCTCTCGGCGATCATCGGGATGACCCTGGGCGGTTGGCTCGCCGACAAGCTCTCGAAGACCAACCCCCGGGCCCTGTTCCTGGTGCCCGGCCTGTCGATGATCCTGGCGGTCCCGTTCGTCATCGCCACCGTCTTCGCCCGGTCCGACGCGTTCATCATCGGCTCGATGTTCCTGGCGATGACCTTGATGCTGATGAACACGGGGCCCTGCAGCGCGGTGATCGCCAACGTGGTGACCCCGAACATGAGGGGCGTGGCCTTCGCGGTGTCGATCTTCTTCATCCACGTGCTCGGCGACCTCTGGTCCCCCTGGCTGATGGGGCTGGCCTCCGACTACCTCGGCCACCCCGAGGTCATGGCCTCCTGGATCGGCGAGCGGCTCCAGGCGATCGGCGCCGAGCCGGTCGAGCAGGAGGACGGCTCCTACCGCAACCTCACCGCGGGGATGCTCGTGGTCGTCCCGGCGATCCTGCTCGGCGGCTGTGTCCTGCTGGCCGGGGCCCGGCACCTGCCCCGGGAGATGGCCCTGATGCTGGCCAAGCTCCGGTCGTCCGCGACGGCCCGGGGGAAGTGA
- a CDS encoding malate dehydrogenase, producing the protein MSQPIKVALTGAAGQIGYAMLFRIASGGLFGPDQPVKLGLLEITPALGALNGTLMELEDCAFPLLQGVTATDNAEEAFADADWVVLVGGLPRKEGMSRADLIRANGPIFTGQGKAINAAAPKARVLVVANPCNTNCLIARSHAPNVPAERWFAMTRLDENRAKAQLAQKAGVGVGDVSRMTIWGNHSDTQYPDYKNALISGRPATDVITDRSWLSETFIPTVAKRGGAVIKARGASSAASAANAALDCVRSCHVPTRGDDWHSVAVASDGNPYGIPGGLMYSFPVRSIEGEVCAIVPDLHLDDDARSRVDASAGELEQEREAVKDLLGPAL; encoded by the coding sequence ATGAGCCAGCCCATCAAGGTCGCCCTCACCGGAGCCGCCGGACAGATCGGCTACGCGATGCTCTTCCGGATCGCCAGCGGCGGCCTCTTCGGCCCTGATCAGCCGGTGAAGCTCGGCCTGCTGGAGATCACCCCCGCCCTGGGAGCCCTCAACGGCACGCTGATGGAGTTGGAGGACTGCGCCTTTCCGCTGCTCCAGGGCGTCACGGCCACCGACAATGCCGAGGAGGCCTTCGCCGACGCCGACTGGGTGGTCCTCGTCGGCGGCCTCCCCCGCAAGGAGGGGATGAGCCGGGCCGACCTGATCCGCGCCAACGGCCCGATCTTCACCGGCCAGGGTAAGGCGATCAATGCGGCCGCCCCGAAGGCCCGGGTGCTCGTGGTCGCCAACCCCTGCAATACGAATTGCCTGATCGCCCGGTCCCACGCCCCGAACGTCCCGGCCGAGCGCTGGTTCGCCATGACCCGCCTGGACGAGAATCGGGCCAAGGCCCAGCTCGCCCAGAAGGCCGGCGTCGGCGTCGGAGACGTGTCCCGGATGACCATCTGGGGCAACCACTCCGACACCCAGTACCCCGACTACAAGAACGCCCTGATCTCCGGCCGACCGGCCACCGACGTGATCACCGACCGGTCCTGGCTCTCTGAGACGTTCATCCCGACCGTTGCCAAGCGGGGAGGCGCCGTCATCAAGGCCCGGGGGGCCAGCTCGGCGGCCTCGGCGGCCAACGCGGCTCTCGATTGCGTCCGGTCCTGCCACGTCCCCACCCGGGGAGACGACTGGCACAGCGTCGCCGTCGCCTCCGACGGGAATCCCTATGGGATCCCGGGCGGCCTGATGTACTCCTTCCCCGTCCGGTCGATCGAGGGGGAGGTGTGTGCGATCGTCCCCGACCTGCACCTCGACGACGACGCCCGGTCACGGGTCGACGCCTCGGCCGGGGAGCTGGAGCAGGAGCGTGAGGCGGTGAAGGACCTCCTCGGCCCGGCACTCTGA
- a CDS encoding energy-coupling factor ABC transporter ATP-binding protein: MTPTDARADRPPASVLVRGLTYRYPDGRQALRGVDLEIRPGATVALLGPNGAGKSTLLLHLNGLLPGRRGSEEGREFGHGHDLPTFGRSRDAGQASIWIDGLPVDDRHAPEIRRRVGLLFQDPDDQLFSPSVIEDVAFGPLNLGKRKAEARRIALECLGRVDLADAADRPPHHLSFGERKRACLAGVLACEPTVLVLDEPTANLDPRSRRNFIALIRSLPATKLIATHDLEFVLELCDRVALLDEGRIVAEGPPEQVMGDEPLMEAHGLELPLSLRMGRAIG; this comes from the coding sequence ATGACCCCGACCGACGCCCGAGCCGACCGCCCCCCCGCCTCGGTGCTGGTCCGGGGCCTGACCTACCGCTACCCCGACGGCCGCCAGGCCCTCCGGGGGGTCGACCTGGAGATCCGGCCGGGGGCGACGGTCGCGTTGCTGGGCCCGAATGGGGCCGGCAAGAGCACGCTGCTGCTGCACCTGAACGGCCTGCTGCCGGGGCGTCGGGGCTCGGAGGAGGGTCGGGAGTTCGGCCACGGACACGACCTCCCGACCTTCGGCCGATCCCGGGACGCGGGCCAGGCCTCGATCTGGATCGACGGCCTGCCGGTCGACGATCGGCACGCCCCGGAGATCCGTCGCCGGGTCGGCCTGCTGTTCCAGGATCCCGACGACCAGCTCTTCAGCCCCTCGGTGATCGAGGACGTCGCCTTCGGCCCCCTGAACCTGGGGAAGCGGAAGGCCGAGGCCCGGCGGATCGCCCTGGAATGCCTCGGCCGCGTCGACCTGGCCGACGCCGCCGATCGGCCGCCGCATCACCTGAGTTTCGGGGAGCGGAAGCGGGCCTGCCTGGCCGGGGTCCTCGCTTGCGAGCCGACCGTCCTGGTCCTCGACGAGCCGACGGCGAACCTGGACCCGAGATCCCGGCGGAACTTCATCGCCCTGATCCGGTCGCTGCCGGCCACCAAGCTGATCGCCACCCACGACCTGGAGTTCGTGCTGGAGCTTTGCGACCGCGTCGCACTGCTCGACGAGGGCCGGATCGTGGCCGAAGGCCCCCCGGAGCAGGTCATGGGGGATGAGCCGCTGATGGAGGCCCACGGCCTGGAGCTGCCCCTCTCGCTGCGGATGGGACGGGCGATCGGCTGA
- a CDS encoding energy-coupling factor transporter transmembrane component T family protein — MRLDRLEPDGSGAGPLHRLDARVTLTAALFFVVAVVATPFGAWRPLGVSGMLLAFLVGISGIPAGALLRRGLALLPVVLMLAAIVAPSHPEAAELGPWRVGLTIVAKNGLTILAVLLLAHVTAFRRILAALAWFRVPTALVATLHLMYRYLFVLADQLGRMARARRSRSFRGARRDAWPLNAGLIAALMLRSFERGERVHSAMLARGWDGTIRSLDGPDSPEPPSPT, encoded by the coding sequence ATGCGGCTTGACCGGCTGGAGCCCGACGGCTCGGGGGCGGGCCCGCTCCATCGGCTCGACGCCCGGGTCACGCTGACCGCGGCCCTCTTCTTCGTCGTGGCGGTGGTGGCGACCCCCTTCGGGGCCTGGCGCCCGCTGGGGGTGTCGGGGATGCTGCTGGCGTTCCTGGTGGGGATCTCCGGGATCCCGGCCGGGGCGCTGCTCCGACGGGGGCTCGCGTTGCTGCCGGTGGTGTTGATGCTGGCGGCGATCGTCGCCCCGAGTCACCCAGAGGCGGCCGAGCTGGGCCCGTGGCGGGTCGGCCTGACGATCGTGGCGAAGAACGGCCTGACGATCCTGGCGGTACTGCTGCTGGCGCACGTCACCGCGTTCCGGAGGATCCTGGCGGCCCTCGCCTGGTTCCGCGTGCCGACGGCCCTGGTGGCGACGCTGCACCTGATGTATCGTTACCTCTTCGTCCTGGCCGACCAGCTCGGCCGGATGGCCCGGGCGCGTCGGTCCCGGTCGTTCCGGGGCGCGAGGCGGGACGCCTGGCCCCTGAACGCCGGGCTGATCGCCGCGCTGATGCTCCGGTCGTTCGAGCGGGGCGAGCGCGTGCACTCAGCCATGCTCGCCCGAGGCTGGGACGGTACCATCCGCAGCCTCGACGGCCCCGATTCGCCCGAGCCCCCCTCGCCGACATGA
- a CDS encoding energy-coupling factor ABC transporter permease, producing MHIPDHVLSQPVLVATGAIALGGFGYGLRRMERRLKERSMVLMGIMAAFVFAAQMVNFPLLVLPASGHLIGGVLAAVMLGPWAGAVVMGTVLIVQALMFADGGILALGANFLNLGLIASVGGYAIYEPIRRAIGGKPGVLIGAMVAAWFSVLLSSLSFAVQLAASGWWSELPKVLGWMALVHAVIGLGEAMITGLVLRSVLAVRPDLVFEEQEDVDRARGWARLVLGGLGASLAVAAFLAPLASPLDDGLEFVGGRLGFLTGEGSAMIDGPMADYTIRGMPDVAQATAAAGLIGTITVFAAGLVLGRTISPGRASRGPIDPDSPGAGAGGGPGAHAA from the coding sequence ATGCATATCCCCGACCACGTGCTCTCCCAGCCGGTCCTGGTGGCGACCGGGGCGATCGCCCTCGGGGGGTTCGGCTACGGCCTGAGGAGGATGGAGCGTCGCCTGAAGGAGCGGAGCATGGTGCTGATGGGCATCATGGCGGCGTTCGTCTTCGCGGCCCAGATGGTGAACTTCCCGCTGCTGGTCCTGCCCGCCTCGGGCCACCTGATCGGTGGGGTTCTGGCCGCGGTGATGCTGGGCCCCTGGGCGGGGGCGGTGGTGATGGGCACGGTGCTGATCGTGCAGGCGTTGATGTTCGCCGACGGGGGGATCCTCGCCCTGGGGGCGAACTTCCTCAACCTGGGACTGATCGCCAGCGTCGGCGGCTATGCGATCTACGAGCCGATCCGGAGGGCGATCGGCGGGAAGCCGGGCGTGTTGATCGGGGCGATGGTGGCGGCCTGGTTCTCGGTCCTGCTGTCGTCGTTGTCCTTCGCGGTGCAGCTGGCGGCCTCGGGGTGGTGGTCGGAGCTGCCGAAGGTCCTGGGCTGGATGGCGCTGGTGCACGCAGTGATCGGCCTCGGCGAGGCGATGATCACGGGCCTGGTGCTCCGATCGGTGCTGGCGGTGCGGCCGGACCTCGTGTTCGAGGAGCAGGAGGACGTCGACCGGGCCCGGGGATGGGCCCGGCTGGTCCTGGGAGGGCTGGGGGCCTCGCTGGCGGTGGCGGCGTTCCTGGCGCCCTTGGCCTCCCCGCTGGACGACGGCCTGGAGTTCGTCGGCGGCCGCCTCGGGTTCCTGACCGGTGAGGGTTCGGCGATGATCGACGGCCCGATGGCCGATTACACCATCCGGGGGATGCCCGACGTCGCCCAGGCGACGGCGGCGGCCGGGCTGATCGGCACGATCACGGTCTTCGCCGCGGGCCTGGTGCTCGGCAGGACGATCTCCCCCGGGCGGGCGTCCCGGGGGCCGATCGACCCGGATTCGCCCGGGGCCGGGGCCGGGGGAGGGCCGGGAGCCCATGCGGCTTGA
- a CDS encoding DNA polymerase ligase N-terminal domain-containing protein: MTATPGPSGRFVLLEHRWDGIHWDLMLEAGASLRTWALGSFPGAGVDIDARALPDHRPLYLEYEGPISGGRGVVRRVDSGTYERVAWEPDRVVVRLRGAQVIGEVELVRVGGDRRWGWRLRIGKFI, translated from the coding sequence ATGACCGCAACTCCCGGACCCTCCGGCCGCTTCGTGCTGCTGGAACACCGATGGGACGGGATCCACTGGGATCTCATGCTCGAAGCCGGGGCTTCGCTGCGGACCTGGGCGCTGGGCTCGTTCCCGGGCGCCGGGGTGGACATCGACGCGAGGGCCCTGCCCGACCACCGGCCCCTCTACCTGGAATACGAGGGTCCGATCTCGGGGGGCCGAGGGGTGGTCCGGAGGGTCGACTCCGGGACGTACGAGCGGGTCGCCTGGGAGCCGGATCGGGTGGTGGTCCGCTTGCGCGGGGCTCAGGTCATCGGCGAGGTGGAGCTGGTCCGGGTCGGGGGGGACAGGCGGTGGGGCTGGCGACTCCGGATCGGGAAGTTCATCTGA
- a CDS encoding ferritin-like domain-containing protein: MDRAAMIDKLNEILKWEYAGLIQYTQYSFLVRGTWRQVFAEMFRESGEEALEHAHKVGDKIAALGGVTTVERGEVKVTTDLDEMLRYSLEMERRHVELYTEAVQMCEDRDVGLRNLLEDICQMEQDGADHLAKILEQPELSLGMNAPRSQQKTG; this comes from the coding sequence ATGGATCGCGCAGCCATGATCGACAAGTTGAATGAGATCCTCAAGTGGGAGTACGCCGGGCTGATCCAGTACACCCAGTACAGCTTCCTCGTCCGGGGCACCTGGCGGCAGGTCTTCGCCGAGATGTTCCGCGAGAGCGGTGAGGAGGCCCTGGAGCATGCCCACAAGGTCGGCGACAAGATCGCCGCCCTGGGCGGGGTCACGACCGTCGAACGGGGTGAGGTCAAGGTGACCACCGACCTGGACGAGATGCTCCGCTATTCGCTGGAGATGGAGCGTCGCCACGTCGAGCTGTACACCGAGGCCGTCCAGATGTGCGAGGACCGGGACGTGGGCCTCCGCAACCTGCTCGAGGACATCTGCCAGATGGAGCAGGACGGGGCCGATCACCTCGCCAAGATCCTGGAGCAGCCCGAGCTGAGCCTGGGCATGAACGCCCCGCGTTCCCAGCAGAAGACCGGCTGA